One Microbacterium esteraromaticum genomic window carries:
- a CDS encoding MFS transporter, producing the protein MRSSGTPAVPLDYGWMLYAGVALNFVRGIGLFVGAFALSAEGAPLILVELAGALYFLPMLFGNGYRRIPGFTRGQSAVTSALRGCAAAAGIIAVLGVVAAVGDPTTWLVLMFMTVLGSGNLINIALRLPLLQTMIGRRSSQRYMAIEAISSAVGALIGPLAGGAVIALTGVGSSLILTAGVLASAAVALLVLRRRAADVDPAAPPQRLGDDLRILRGNRSLQQVLAVTVLMNMGFFAAVPVVPFIAHERGMDPVVSGWLASMVGLGGLLGAILLALLPSLEPRRIYLISSILALVAFAVFVLVDAGPGSFAILVIAGLGQAGFTVQQPVLALLSVEPDDRLTAMGLLSLGVGTLPLGVLLTHVAQLLVAPTIAVAITCAIAAAGVPLVSRERSSLRTR; encoded by the coding sequence ATGCGCAGCAGCGGGACGCCAGCCGTGCCCCTGGACTACGGATGGATGCTGTACGCGGGCGTCGCGCTGAACTTCGTCAGAGGCATCGGGCTGTTCGTCGGAGCCTTCGCGCTGAGCGCCGAGGGCGCTCCGCTGATCCTGGTCGAGCTGGCTGGTGCGCTGTACTTCCTTCCCATGCTGTTCGGCAACGGATACCGGCGCATCCCCGGCTTCACCCGGGGGCAGTCGGCGGTGACGTCGGCGTTGCGCGGGTGCGCGGCAGCGGCCGGCATCATCGCTGTGCTGGGAGTCGTGGCCGCCGTCGGCGACCCGACCACCTGGCTGGTCCTGATGTTCATGACAGTGCTCGGCAGCGGAAATCTCATCAACATCGCGTTGCGGCTGCCACTGCTCCAGACGATGATCGGGCGTCGCAGCAGTCAGCGATACATGGCGATCGAGGCGATCTCATCGGCGGTCGGCGCGTTGATCGGGCCGCTCGCAGGCGGCGCTGTGATCGCCCTCACCGGTGTGGGGTCGAGCCTGATCCTGACGGCCGGGGTGCTCGCATCTGCGGCGGTCGCGCTGCTCGTGCTGCGCCGCCGGGCAGCGGATGTCGATCCCGCGGCACCACCTCAGCGCCTCGGTGACGACCTCCGCATCCTGCGTGGCAACAGATCGCTGCAGCAGGTGCTGGCCGTGACCGTTCTGATGAACATGGGGTTCTTCGCCGCCGTGCCCGTGGTGCCGTTCATCGCGCACGAGCGCGGAATGGATCCCGTCGTAAGCGGGTGGCTGGCCTCGATGGTCGGGCTCGGCGGGCTGCTGGGCGCGATACTGCTTGCGCTCCTGCCGTCGCTCGAGCCACGACGGATCTACCTGATCAGCTCGATTCTCGCGCTGGTCGCATTCGCGGTCTTCGTGCTGGTGGATGCAGGACCCGGGTCATTCGCCATCCTCGTCATCGCCGGTCTCGGACAGGCGGGCTTCACCGTTCAGCAGCCGGTGCTCGCGCTCCTGAGCGTCGAGCCGGACGACCGACTCACTGCGATGGGACTGCTCAGCCTGGGCGTGGGGACACTGCCACTCGGTGTGCTGCTCACTCACGTGGCCCAGCTGCTGGTCGCACCGACGATCGCGGTCGCCATCACCTGCGCGATCGCGGCTGCGGGTGTACCCCTCGTCAGCCGGGAGCGATCGAGTCTTCGCACCCGGTGA
- the mscL gene encoding large conductance mechanosensitive channel protein MscL, with product MFQGFKEFITKGNVIDLAVAVVIGGAFTAIVNAVVSSIINPLVSLFFKADATGKFGPQLQSIYGEAVTFPLGDLISAIISFLAVALVVYFVFVVPMNKYKERQAAKNPAVEEETLPTEQELLIEIRDLMRRDADAR from the coding sequence ATGTTCCAGGGATTCAAGGAATTCATCACCAAGGGCAACGTCATCGACCTGGCCGTCGCCGTGGTCATCGGCGGCGCGTTCACGGCGATCGTCAACGCGGTCGTCTCGAGCATCATCAACCCGCTGGTCTCGCTCTTCTTCAAGGCAGACGCGACCGGCAAGTTCGGCCCTCAGCTGCAGAGCATCTACGGCGAGGCGGTCACCTTCCCGCTCGGCGACCTGATCTCGGCGATCATCAGCTTCCTCGCCGTCGCGCTGGTCGTGTACTTCGTCTTCGTCGTCCCGATGAACAAGTACAAGGAGCGCCAGGCGGCCAAGAACCCCGCCGTCGAGGAGGAGACCCTGCCGACCGAGCAGGAGCTGCTCATCGAGATCCGCGATCTGATGCGCCGCGACGCCGACGCACGCTGA
- the galU gene encoding UTP--glucose-1-phosphate uridylyltransferase GalU — MKAVIPAAGLGTRFLPATKALPKEMLPVVDKPAIQYVVEEAVAAGIHDILVIIGRNKNAISDHFDSVPELEVRLQEKGDHGRLERVIASSDLADIHFVRQGEPKGLGHAVLRARTHVGDSSFAVLLGDDLIDERDALLTEMIATHERTGAAVVALMEVDPAQIHMYGAADATSTDVEGVVRVDALVEKPAPEDAPSNLAVIGRYVLPPAVFDILERTEPGKGDEIQLTDALQELAADPDGPGVVGVVFGGRRYDTGDRADYIKAIVQLAADRDDLGGELRPWLKQFAAGL, encoded by the coding sequence ATGAAGGCGGTCATCCCCGCCGCAGGCCTCGGAACGCGGTTCCTGCCTGCGACGAAGGCGCTGCCGAAGGAGATGCTGCCCGTCGTCGACAAGCCGGCCATCCAGTACGTGGTGGAGGAGGCGGTCGCCGCCGGCATCCACGACATCCTCGTCATCATCGGCCGCAACAAGAACGCGATCTCCGATCACTTCGACTCGGTGCCAGAGCTCGAGGTGCGCCTGCAGGAGAAGGGCGATCACGGGCGGCTCGAGCGGGTGATCGCGTCGAGCGATCTCGCCGACATCCATTTCGTCCGTCAAGGTGAGCCGAAGGGACTCGGCCATGCGGTTCTTCGGGCCAGGACGCACGTCGGCGACAGCTCCTTCGCCGTGCTCCTGGGTGACGACCTGATCGACGAGCGCGATGCGCTGCTCACGGAGATGATCGCGACGCACGAGCGCACGGGCGCGGCGGTCGTCGCGCTCATGGAGGTCGACCCGGCGCAGATCCACATGTACGGCGCGGCCGATGCCACGTCGACCGACGTCGAGGGCGTCGTGAGGGTGGATGCCCTGGTCGAGAAGCCCGCGCCCGAGGACGCCCCCTCGAACCTCGCGGTGATCGGACGCTACGTGCTGCCGCCTGCCGTCTTCGACATCCTCGAGCGCACTGAGCCGGGGAAGGGCGACGAGATCCAGCTGACGGATGCGCTGCAGGAGCTCGCGGCCGATCCGGACGGTCCAGGCGTGGTCGGGGTGGTGTTCGGCGGACGTCGCTACGACACCGGCGATCGCGCGGATTACATCAAGGCGATCGTTCAGCTCGCCGCCGACCGCGATGACCTCGGCGGGGAGCTGCGTCCGTGGCTCAAGCAGTTCGCCGCCGGTCTCTGA
- a CDS encoding SDR family NAD(P)-dependent oxidoreductase codes for MNSTKHDGRIAGRRVVVIGGAGAIGEAIVELLSAEGGAVVVADHDLAAAQALADRLRRESRTAFAVAIDISDERSVVDAFREAADRLGGIDVLVNSAGMITESPIDEMSLAEWTRVVEINLGGVFLGCREVLPYLRSAGGGRIINIASQVGQRGRERLTHYAAAKAGVIGFTKALAREVAGEGILVNAVAPGPIDTGFSATLSAETLSETAKALPLGRTGAPAEVAPSVLLLASEPGGNLYVGQTLGPNSGDVML; via the coding sequence ATGAACAGCACGAAACACGACGGTCGAATCGCAGGCAGGCGCGTTGTCGTCATCGGCGGTGCCGGTGCCATCGGCGAGGCGATCGTCGAGCTCCTCTCCGCCGAGGGAGGGGCGGTGGTCGTCGCCGACCACGACCTCGCCGCCGCACAGGCGCTCGCGGACCGGCTTCGGCGGGAGTCGAGGACGGCCTTCGCCGTCGCGATCGACATCTCCGACGAGCGCTCGGTCGTCGACGCGTTCCGCGAAGCCGCCGATCGGCTCGGCGGGATCGATGTGCTGGTGAACTCCGCCGGCATGATCACCGAGTCGCCCATCGACGAGATGTCGCTGGCGGAGTGGACCAGGGTGGTCGAGATCAACCTCGGCGGCGTCTTCCTGGGATGCCGTGAGGTGCTGCCGTACCTGCGCTCGGCCGGGGGAGGCCGCATCATCAACATCGCGAGCCAGGTCGGGCAGCGCGGACGCGAGCGCCTCACCCACTACGCCGCCGCGAAGGCGGGCGTCATCGGCTTCACGAAGGCGCTCGCCCGCGAGGTCGCCGGTGAGGGCATCCTGGTCAACGCCGTCGCCCCGGGCCCGATCGACACGGGATTCTCGGCGACGCTCAGCGCGGAGACCCTCTCCGAGACCGCGAAGGCGCTGCCGCTGGGCCGCACCGGGGCGCCGGCTGAGGTGGCGCCGAGCGTGCTTCTGCTGGCGAGCGAGCCGGGAGGCAACCTCTACGTCGGGCAGACGCTCGGCCCCAACAGCGGCGACGTGATGCTGTGA
- a CDS encoding NAD-dependent epimerase/dehydratase family protein produces MKALVTGRRGFIGTALQHRLEELGWEVVGLEHDDARVDIRDAELVRSVIAHAAPDVVFHLAGVSGPMLLTDDPGAVVDINCVGTLNVIRAAADSGVARLIYGASVAAYATEGVGEPLADSVYGLTKKFGEMLADFYRATTPMQISSVRIGSTYGEGRETFNPLHEMVRQAVHGEPIRCNENQREPIVWVRDCAQLLAALATVEHLQPTYDAVTELPTHRQIAETIAAQLGGETETFGGEEVWYPRGFRLLGDAAGSLIGQPMRLPEAIIRIAGLVPEPSAATK; encoded by the coding sequence ATGAAGGCACTGGTCACGGGCCGCCGAGGGTTCATCGGCACCGCGCTGCAGCATCGGCTCGAGGAGCTCGGCTGGGAGGTCGTCGGCCTGGAGCACGACGACGCCCGAGTCGACATCCGGGATGCCGAGCTGGTGAGGAGCGTGATCGCGCACGCGGCTCCGGACGTCGTGTTCCATCTCGCCGGGGTCTCCGGACCGATGCTGCTGACCGACGACCCCGGAGCGGTCGTCGACATCAACTGCGTCGGCACGCTCAACGTCATCCGCGCGGCTGCCGACAGCGGCGTCGCACGGCTGATCTACGGCGCCTCGGTGGCGGCATACGCCACCGAGGGCGTCGGGGAGCCGCTCGCCGACTCGGTCTACGGACTCACCAAGAAGTTCGGCGAGATGCTCGCCGACTTCTACCGGGCAACCACTCCGATGCAGATCAGCTCGGTCCGCATCGGCTCGACGTACGGCGAGGGACGCGAGACGTTCAACCCGCTGCACGAGATGGTGCGTCAGGCGGTGCACGGCGAGCCGATCCGCTGCAACGAGAATCAGCGCGAGCCGATCGTGTGGGTGCGGGACTGCGCGCAGCTGCTCGCCGCGCTGGCCACCGTCGAGCACCTCCAGCCCACGTACGACGCGGTGACCGAGCTGCCCACGCATCGCCAGATCGCCGAGACGATCGCCGCGCAGCTGGGCGGGGAGACAGAGACCTTCGGCGGCGAGGAGGTCTGGTATCCCCGCGGATTCCGCCTGCTCGGCGATGCGGCGGGCAGCCTCATCGGGCAGCCGATGCGGCTGCCCGAGGCGATCATCCGCATCGCCGGCCTCGTGCCGGAGCCGAGCGCGGCGACGAAGTGA
- a CDS encoding NCS1 family nucleobase:cation symporter-1: MDEEVRTEDRWNGESLTGLVETDPAGRLYNEDLAPVPRSRRTWNVYHLMSLWMNVAHNAASYTWAAGIFLTLGISAFDMTVAIFIGCVLLSIGCVLSGLIGQKTGSPFPVISRITWGIWGANVAAVIRGIVAIAWYGVQTYLASIALNAIVTRLWPAFGDLSAPGAPVILNLAVGGWICFLLLSLIQLYVVQKGMEAVRHVQGWAGPIIWVMMLGAMVYFLNEAGWSFDWFTGVGGASFDLAAKIGLIALVAAQVVSQLAPVMLNYADFARFSKDERSVKIGTLIGAPLNWTLFAVTSVLTTGAAAQVLTGIDQEAIKDPGILMTHVSNDLLFYIFAGGFTLATIGVNIISNFVSAAFDISNIAPRRISFRRAGFFTALIAVVVTPWNYFNNPIVVGYFLGSLGAMIGPLFGIMIADFYLVRRQSFALRHMFMPTPESIYYYNRGVSLKTLWAFIPASAIALTIAVVPAFGALTNYGWFIGAGLGLVLHLVISRGRVIIVPAPDAQGEADPALARD; this comes from the coding sequence ATGGACGAAGAAGTCCGCACCGAAGACCGCTGGAACGGCGAGTCGCTCACCGGCCTGGTCGAGACCGACCCCGCGGGTCGCCTCTACAACGAGGACCTCGCCCCGGTGCCCCGCAGTCGCCGTACATGGAACGTCTACCACCTGATGTCGTTGTGGATGAACGTCGCCCACAACGCGGCGAGCTACACGTGGGCCGCCGGCATCTTCCTCACCCTCGGCATCAGCGCCTTCGACATGACCGTCGCGATCTTCATCGGCTGCGTGCTGCTCAGCATCGGCTGCGTGCTGTCGGGACTGATCGGTCAGAAGACCGGAAGCCCGTTCCCGGTGATCAGTCGCATCACCTGGGGCATCTGGGGCGCGAACGTCGCCGCCGTCATCCGCGGGATCGTCGCGATCGCCTGGTACGGCGTGCAGACCTACCTCGCCTCGATCGCGCTCAACGCGATCGTGACGCGACTGTGGCCCGCCTTCGGCGATCTCAGCGCGCCTGGTGCCCCGGTCATCCTCAACCTCGCCGTCGGCGGCTGGATCTGCTTCCTGCTGCTCTCCCTCATCCAGCTCTACGTCGTGCAGAAGGGCATGGAGGCCGTACGCCACGTGCAGGGGTGGGCGGGCCCGATCATCTGGGTGATGATGCTCGGCGCCATGGTGTACTTCCTCAACGAGGCCGGCTGGTCGTTCGACTGGTTCACCGGCGTGGGCGGCGCGTCGTTCGACCTGGCCGCGAAGATCGGGCTCATCGCCCTCGTGGCCGCGCAGGTCGTCTCGCAGCTCGCCCCCGTGATGCTCAACTACGCCGACTTCGCGCGCTTCTCGAAGGACGAGCGCAGCGTCAAGATCGGCACACTGATCGGCGCGCCGCTGAACTGGACCCTGTTCGCCGTCACCTCGGTGCTCACCACCGGCGCCGCGGCGCAGGTGCTGACGGGCATCGACCAGGAGGCGATCAAGGATCCAGGCATCCTGATGACGCACGTCAGCAATGACCTGCTGTTCTACATCTTCGCCGGCGGCTTCACGCTCGCCACGATCGGCGTCAACATCATCTCGAACTTCGTGTCGGCGGCATTCGACATCTCGAACATCGCGCCGCGACGAATCAGCTTCCGGCGGGCCGGCTTCTTCACGGCGCTCATCGCGGTCGTCGTCACCCCGTGGAACTACTTCAACAACCCGATCGTCGTCGGATACTTCCTCGGCAGCCTCGGCGCCATGATCGGGCCGCTGTTCGGCATCATGATCGCGGACTTCTATCTCGTGCGCCGGCAGTCCTTCGCGCTGCGGCACATGTTCATGCCGACGCCCGAATCGATCTACTACTACAACCGCGGCGTGAGCCTGAAGACGCTGTGGGCGTTCATTCCCGCCAGCGCGATCGCGCTCACCATCGCCGTCGTCCCCGCCTTCGGAGCACTGACGAACTACGGATGGTTCATCGGCGCAGGACTCGGGCTGGTGCTGCACCTGGTGATCTCCCGCGGACGCGTGATCATCGTTCCCGCACCGGATGCCCAGGGCGAGGCCGATCCTGCGCTGGCGCGCGACTGA
- a CDS encoding GNAT family N-acetyltransferase produces the protein MRYGPVGLRLVKPRDARVLQRELLDNRAWLQPWEATIPGGTAGFDMRAGIRRLLQQHRDGAGYPFVMEYDGEVAGQLNVWGIARGSLASATIGYWVSERFAGRGITPTAVAMATDAAFDQFGLHRMEICIRPENHASLRVVQKLGFRYEGLRRRYIHIDGDWRDHYAFALTQDEVPRGVLARWVSGSAPQEAAAIPPHDAMQS, from the coding sequence ATGCGCTACGGCCCGGTCGGTCTGCGCCTGGTGAAGCCCCGCGATGCGCGGGTGCTGCAGCGCGAGCTGCTCGACAACCGCGCGTGGCTGCAGCCCTGGGAGGCCACGATCCCTGGCGGCACCGCGGGCTTCGACATGCGCGCCGGGATCAGGCGCCTGCTGCAGCAGCATCGGGATGGCGCCGGCTATCCGTTCGTGATGGAGTACGACGGCGAGGTGGCAGGACAGCTGAACGTATGGGGCATCGCCCGCGGATCACTGGCGTCGGCGACGATCGGGTACTGGGTGAGCGAGCGGTTCGCGGGCCGTGGCATCACGCCGACCGCCGTCGCGATGGCGACCGACGCCGCGTTCGATCAGTTCGGTCTGCACCGGATGGAGATCTGCATCCGCCCCGAGAACCACGCCAGCCTGCGCGTGGTGCAGAAGCTGGGCTTCCGGTACGAAGGGCTGCGCCGCCGCTACATCCACATCGACGGCGACTGGCGCGACCACTACGCGTTCGCGCTCACGCAGGACGAGGTGCCGCGCGGGGTGCTCGCCCGCTGGGTGAGCGGATCGGCCCCGCAGGAGGCGGCCGCCATTCCGCCGCACGACGCGATGCAGAGCTGA
- a CDS encoding AroM family protein, translating to MTDTPVAGGFIGLATLGRTPRPDFEKTFAPHLGRTPYRMTGALDGVSDEEAISLHSPDGEYPIHIPVAREGGIDVSRDRIRPYLQRSIDALVAEGAAAVAVLCAGDLGRFDCPVPLLAAGRLIPHMVQATLGTDVPLAVVTPNNGQVPFARRKWNEDGFEVDVVAVPPYAAREVRTMQLIAETTRMVGAGAGAVVLDCFGFGADDGRLVHRELGVPVFVAREVAGRAAGIFGLYLEPANDTTTHEEGKA from the coding sequence ATGACAGACACACCGGTGGCCGGCGGCTTCATCGGCCTGGCGACCCTGGGCCGCACGCCGCGACCCGATTTCGAGAAGACGTTCGCCCCGCACCTCGGCCGCACGCCGTACCGCATGACCGGTGCGCTCGACGGCGTCAGCGACGAGGAGGCGATCTCGCTGCACTCACCGGACGGCGAGTACCCGATCCACATCCCGGTCGCCCGGGAAGGCGGAATCGACGTCTCCCGCGACCGGATCCGTCCGTACCTGCAGCGCTCGATCGATGCGCTCGTCGCCGAAGGCGCAGCGGCGGTCGCGGTGCTCTGCGCAGGCGACCTCGGCCGATTCGACTGCCCGGTGCCGCTGCTCGCCGCCGGACGGCTCATCCCGCACATGGTGCAGGCCACGCTCGGCACCGACGTGCCGCTCGCCGTCGTGACCCCGAACAACGGACAGGTGCCCTTCGCCCGACGCAAGTGGAACGAGGACGGCTTCGAGGTCGACGTCGTCGCGGTGCCGCCGTACGCGGCCCGCGAGGTGCGCACCATGCAGCTCATCGCCGAGACCACGCGGATGGTGGGGGCCGGCGCCGGCGCGGTCGTGCTGGACTGCTTCGGCTTCGGCGCCGATGACGGTCGTCTCGTGCACCGCGAGCTCGGCGTCCCCGTCTTCGTCGCCCGCGAGGTCGCGGGACGGGCTGCCGGCATCTTCGGGCTCTACCTCGAGCCCGCGAACGACACCACCACGCACGAGGAAGGAAAAGCATGA
- a CDS encoding 5-formyltetrahydrofolate cyclo-ligase: protein MRSEAEQQKRALRADLRERRQILSEAQRDEASAGIAAQLDALVAAHDARSVSCFLSTTTEPGTMLFVQAAVRRGIRVLLPITRADGLLDWAVADDSGAVAEGLFGLLEPTGEVLGPIAVNDVDLMIVPAAAVDRDGTRLGWGRGYFDKTLGSMERRPPVYAVIYDSEVLDSLPREVHDQPVDGIVTPTQTIALSPARN from the coding sequence ATGCGGAGCGAAGCAGAACAGCAGAAGCGCGCGCTGCGCGCCGACCTGCGCGAACGTCGCCAGATCCTCTCCGAGGCCCAGCGCGACGAGGCATCCGCGGGAATCGCCGCCCAGCTCGACGCCCTGGTCGCCGCCCACGACGCCCGATCGGTATCGTGCTTCCTCTCCACCACCACCGAGCCGGGCACGATGCTCTTCGTGCAGGCGGCGGTGCGCAGGGGCATCCGGGTGCTGCTGCCGATCACCCGCGCCGACGGCCTACTGGACTGGGCCGTCGCCGACGACTCCGGCGCCGTCGCCGAGGGCCTGTTCGGTCTTCTCGAGCCGACCGGCGAGGTGCTCGGGCCGATCGCCGTGAACGACGTCGACCTGATGATCGTCCCCGCCGCTGCGGTCGACAGGGACGGCACCCGCCTCGGCTGGGGACGCGGGTACTTCGACAAGACTCTCGGATCGATGGAGCGCCGCCCGCCCGTGTACGCGGTGATCTATGATTCCGAGGTACTCGATTCGCTGCCGCGCGAAGTGCACGACCAGCCGGTCGATGGCATCGTCACCCCGACGCAGACCATCGCCCTGTCGCCCGCGCGGAACTGA
- a CDS encoding FmdB family zinc ribbon protein, whose protein sequence is MPTYAYACTACDHRFDAVQSFTEESLTLCPECGGALRKQYGSVGVTFNGSGFYRTDSRGNTGISDAPSASSKAEPSTGTNPAPAKAPAST, encoded by the coding sequence ATGCCCACCTACGCCTATGCGTGCACGGCCTGCGACCACCGCTTCGACGCTGTGCAGTCCTTCACCGAGGAGTCCCTCACTCTCTGCCCCGAATGCGGCGGCGCGCTGCGCAAGCAGTACGGGTCGGTCGGGGTCACTTTCAACGGCTCGGGCTTCTATCGCACGGACTCGCGCGGAAATACTGGCATCTCGGACGCGCCTTCGGCATCATCTAAGGCGGAACCTTCGACGGGAACCAACCCGGCGCCCGCGAAGGCCCCGGCCTCGACCTGA
- a CDS encoding GntR family transcriptional regulator, translating into MTSRESPSAAPGIPLEVADGGTVPHGGRRDWIYERIRRGVMTGEYPAGMRLNEIRLAQSFNVSRVPLREAFHTLERDGFIDQEPRRSAVVTAWTPQRVDELFDVRLGLEIEATAVATRHRSPEAVEALRDVVAAEHLASTEGRMLDLAETSARFHTEIVAITGNQLMSRLMAQIAQRMTWLFYMTSARGPEQACVEHLEIVEAIASGNEALARSIAHAHIEKGRQPSLNVLSLGSPADQRE; encoded by the coding sequence GTGACCTCCCGCGAATCTCCTTCCGCCGCTCCCGGCATCCCGCTCGAGGTCGCCGACGGCGGAACCGTTCCGCATGGTGGTCGCCGCGACTGGATCTACGAACGGATCCGACGCGGGGTCATGACCGGCGAGTACCCCGCCGGCATGCGGCTGAACGAGATCCGCCTGGCGCAGTCCTTCAACGTCTCGCGGGTGCCGCTGCGCGAGGCCTTCCACACCCTCGAGCGCGACGGCTTCATCGACCAGGAGCCCCGGCGCAGTGCGGTCGTCACCGCGTGGACCCCGCAGCGGGTCGATGAGCTCTTCGACGTGCGCCTCGGCCTCGAGATCGAGGCGACCGCCGTGGCCACGCGGCACCGGTCGCCCGAGGCCGTAGAGGCGCTGCGCGACGTCGTCGCCGCCGAGCACCTCGCCAGCACGGAGGGACGCATGCTGGACCTCGCCGAGACCAGCGCACGGTTCCACACCGAGATCGTCGCGATCACCGGCAATCAACTGATGTCGCGTTTGATGGCCCAGATCGCCCAGCGCATGACATGGCTCTTTTACATGACATCGGCCCGCGGGCCTGAGCAGGCGTGCGTCGAGCACCTCGAGATCGTCGAAGCGATCGCTTCGGGCAACGAGGCACTGGCCCGGTCGATCGCCCATGCGCACATCGAGAAGGGGCGTCAGCCTTCGCTGAACGTCCTCTCACTCGGCTCCCCTGCCGATCAGCGCGAATGA
- a CDS encoding polysaccharide deacetylase family protein, which produces MTISNDRLSGFEDEPGPGPRRDLYGYGRTGIQARWPNGAKVAVTIVVNFETGAEASWPSGDRQNDRIFEFPYGIESRFRDLPSESVSEYGSRAGFWRIQRLFDEYDVKATISGCAVAFARNPEVGAYIKEAGHEPGCHGWRWEYGHLLSRQEERERIHAAVKIIEDTCGSRPVGWQSRTASTNTRELVVEEGGFIYDSDAVNDDVPYFVDVADRKHLVIPYSGVYNDHRFVIGQGYSEPEDYVKTLKHGLDYLRREGDTHPKMMTLGVHAHWIGQASRASALRMFIEYAQSLGDVWIAPRSEIAQWWIDNSSEFVVG; this is translated from the coding sequence ATGACCATCTCCAACGACCGTCTGAGCGGATTCGAGGACGAGCCCGGCCCCGGCCCCCGGCGCGACCTCTACGGATACGGACGCACCGGCATTCAGGCGCGTTGGCCCAACGGGGCCAAGGTCGCCGTCACGATCGTCGTGAACTTCGAGACCGGAGCCGAGGCGTCCTGGCCATCTGGCGACCGGCAGAACGACCGCATCTTCGAGTTCCCCTACGGCATCGAGTCGCGCTTCCGCGACCTGCCGTCGGAGTCCGTCTCGGAGTACGGCAGCCGCGCCGGATTCTGGCGCATCCAGCGCCTGTTCGACGAGTACGACGTCAAGGCGACCATCTCGGGCTGCGCGGTCGCCTTCGCCCGCAACCCCGAGGTCGGCGCCTACATCAAGGAGGCCGGGCACGAGCCCGGCTGCCACGGCTGGCGCTGGGAGTACGGCCACCTGCTCTCTCGCCAGGAGGAGCGCGAGCGCATCCACGCCGCGGTGAAGATCATCGAGGACACCTGCGGGTCGCGTCCGGTCGGCTGGCAGTCGCGCACCGCCTCGACGAACACGCGTGAGCTGGTCGTCGAAGAAGGCGGCTTCATCTACGACTCGGATGCGGTGAACGACGATGTGCCGTACTTCGTCGATGTCGCCGACAGGAAGCACCTCGTGATTCCATACAGCGGCGTCTACAACGATCACCGCTTCGTGATCGGGCAGGGGTACTCGGAGCCCGAAGACTACGTCAAGACGCTCAAGCACGGCCTGGACTACCTGCGCAGGGAGGGCGACACGCACCCGAAGATGATGACGCTAGGTGTTCACGCGCATTGGATCGGCCAGGCATCGCGTGCCTCGGCGCTTCGGATGTTCATCGAGTACGCGCAGAGTCTCGGCGACGTGTGGATCGCGCCGCGCTCCGAGATCGCGCAGTGGTGGATCGACAACTCCAGCGAGTTCGTCGTCGGTTGA